ATGCGCGCGATCTCCTCGGGCGACTTCGGCCCCGGCAGGATCCGGCGCGCGGCGAACTCCGCGGTAAGCCCCAGCCAGGCGCCGGCGGCGAACTTGGCCCACGGGCGCTTCGCCAGCGCGAGCCCGAGCGCCGCCGCGGCGCTCGCGGTGGTCAGCGCATGCCTGCCGGTGCGTCCCGGGCCTTCGCCGGTGTCCGTGCGCCAGCCGCGCCCGAACTTCGCCCGCATCAGGGCGTTGTCGGCGTTGCCGCGTTGCGCGCGGACGCTGGCGAAGAAGCCGGACCGGCGGGCGGGGTGGATGGCGACCCGGTCCCCGACCGCCAGCCGGTAGCCCGCCCGCTCCGCGCGCAGGGCGAGATCCGCGTCTTCGCGGAAGGCACGGGGAAAGCGTTCGTCGAAGCCGCCCACCGCGACCAGCACCCGGCGGCGGTAAGCCATGTCGGCGGTGATCCACCGGGCGGTGGCCAGACCGGCGGTGCCGCGCTCGTCGTCGGTGGGGCGGCGGTCCGGGGGCAGCGGCACGCGGATGCGGGCCTGCGAGGCGTCGACGTCGTCGCGCAGGTCCTCCGCCAGGCGCTGCCGCCAGTCGAAGGGCACCCGCACGTCGTCGTCGAGAAAGGCGATCCACTCGGTGCTCGCGGCCTGCCAGCCCAGGTTCCTGGCACCCGCCGGGCCGCGCCCGCCGGAACGCAGCACGCGTACCGGCAGGTCCAGTGCGGGCAGTTCGAGTTCGCCGCCGCCCGGCCGGTCGTCGACCACGATGATCTCCGCCGGGGCCGGGCCGTCGCCGTGGTCGAGTCCGCCGAGCAGGGTGTGCAGCGTCGGCCGCCCGGTGGTCGGCACGACCACGGTGTAGTCGGTCATCACGGCCTCCGCACCACGAACGGGCCGATGGCCAGCAGGTCCACCGGGCTGGAACCGAAGCATTCGAGCGCGTCGCGCGGATCGTCGACCATCGGGCGGCCCGCGGTGTTCAGGCTGGTGTTGACCACCACCGGCAACCCGGTGCGGTCGGCGAACGCCCGCAACATCCTGGCCGGCAACGGCTTCTCCGCCGCGTCGACGGTCTGGATCCGGGCCGTGCCGTCCACGTGGGTCACCGCCGGGATCCGGTCCGTCCACCCGGGATCGACGTCGTGCACGAAGAGCATGTACGGGCTCGGCAGCGGACCACCGGCGAAGATCTCGGCGGCCCGCTCGGCGAGCACCATCGGGGCCACCGGGCGGAACTGCTCACGGCCCTTGACCTCGTTGAGCCGCTCCAGGTTCGCCTTGTGCCCGGGGTGCGCCAGCAGGGACCGGTGCCCCAGCGCCCGCGGCCCGAATTCGGCGCGGCCCTGGAACCAGGCGACGATCCGGTTGTCCG
The genomic region above belongs to Amycolatopsis sp. YIM 10 and contains:
- a CDS encoding HAD-IIIA family hydrolase, which produces MTDYTVVVPTTGRPTLHTLLGGLDHGDGPAPAEIIVVDDRPGGGELELPALDLPVRVLRSGGRGPAGARNLGWQAASTEWIAFLDDDVRVPFDWRQRLAEDLRDDVDASQARIRVPLPPDRRPTDDERGTAGLATARWITADMAYRRRVLVAVGGFDERFPRAFREDADLALRAERAGYRLAVGDRVAIHPARRSGFFASVRAQRGNADNALMRAKFGRGWRTDTGEGPGRTGRHALTTASAAAALGLALAKRPWAKFAAGAWLGLTAEFAARRILPGPKSPEEIARMLVTSVLIPPVASAYRLAGEVRARSARPPAAVLFDRDDTLITDVPYLADAEQVEPMPGVEEALRRLRSRGVRVGVVSNQSGIAHGLITPEQLTAVNSKVDELLGPFDTWQVCVHRDADACGCRKPQPGLVEQAARELDVPVERCVVIGDIGSDVRAALSAGAQAILVPTEKTKPEEIEHARRYARVAETVDDAVELVFS